From a region of the Planctomycetota bacterium genome:
- a CDS encoding metallophosphoesterase, with translation MTRRAWMRLGLLSLVACLAGATAAGEVTITFYHTSDLHEHAGPLARIAGFVRQQRAARRNVLFLDTGDWFNKGDLTDLGTRGEAMAALMGAMGYDALIPGNHDYSHGTRRLAELIDRYELPVTATNCTWPDAPPRRLKPYRTFTLDGVTVALIGTATPNMAGAADRLLQVHPIAPAVGELLPKLEGIANIMVLMTHVGVAEDQGLVGALPRIDLLFGGHDHRRFDKLTLDDKGKAILQHSGSLGDSIGEVVVTWDGQRIVGRQARLVKVTPEMPECPKVAAIQAKYAPP, from the coding sequence ATGACACGCCGTGCGTGGATGCGTCTCGGGCTTCTGAGCCTCGTCGCCTGCCTGGCAGGGGCCACAGCGGCCGGCGAGGTCACGATCACCTTCTACCACACCTCCGACCTGCACGAGCACGCGGGCCCCCTCGCTCGCATCGCCGGGTTCGTCCGCCAGCAGCGGGCCGCGAGGAGGAACGTCCTGTTCCTCGACACCGGCGACTGGTTCAACAAGGGCGATCTGACTGACCTGGGCACGCGCGGCGAAGCCATGGCCGCCCTGATGGGCGCAATGGGCTACGACGCCCTCATCCCAGGAAACCACGACTACTCGCACGGCACCAGGAGGCTGGCCGAGCTGATTGACAGGTACGAGCTCCCCGTCACGGCCACCAACTGCACCTGGCCCGACGCGCCGCCCCGCCGCCTCAAGCCCTACAGGACTTTCACGTTGGACGGCGTCACCGTTGCCCTGATCGGCACCGCTACACCCAACATGGCCGGAGCGGCGGACCGCCTGCTCCAGGTCCACCCCATCGCCCCTGCCGTAGGCGAGCTCTTGCCCAAGCTTGAGGGAATCGCCAACATCATGGTCCTGATGACCCACGTCGGTGTGGCGGAGGACCAGGGCCTCGTCGGCGCTCTGCCCCGCATTGACCTCCTCTTCGGCGGCCATGACCACAGGAGATTCGACAAGCTCACCCTCGACGATAAGGGCAAGGCGATCCTCCAGCATTCCGGCTCGCTCGGCGACTCGATCGGCGAGGTGGTCGTCACCTGGGATGGGCAGAGGATCGTCGGCCGCCAGGCCAGGCTCGTCAAGGTCACGCCCGAGATGCCCGAGTGCCCCAAGGTCGCAGCCATCCAGGCCAAGTACGCGCCGCCCTAA